Proteins from a single region of Halolamina sp. CBA1230:
- a CDS encoding transcriptional regulator: protein MTTLQITVGDREQLRQDTLQFVQDIDADDLDSQDGKATLQFGTYDDFVDSLTPLRLELIRAIAEETPESMREAARLVDRDVSDVHSDLKQLEVLGILTLEAGGPSGAIQPVVPFDRIEVHIDYPLIDRDDADSAPASA from the coding sequence ATGACCACGCTCCAGATCACCGTCGGCGACCGAGAACAGCTTCGCCAAGACACGCTCCAGTTCGTCCAGGACATCGACGCTGACGACCTCGACAGCCAGGATGGAAAAGCGACGCTCCAGTTCGGAACCTACGACGACTTCGTTGACAGTCTTACCCCACTCCGCCTCGAGCTCATCCGGGCGATCGCGGAGGAGACTCCTGAGAGTATGCGCGAGGCGGCCCGTCTCGTCGATCGCGATGTGTCTGATGTCCACTCGGACCTGAAGCAGCTCGAAGTGCTGGGTATCCTCACTCTCGAAGCGGGCGGGCCCAGCGGCGCGATCCAACCCGTTGTCCCGTTCGATCGGATCGAGGTTCACATCGACTACCCGCTTATCGATCGCGACGACGCCGATAGCGCCCCGGCGAGTGCGTAG